GataccttctgcctcttttccccagaagcaccagggcagtgaaagccatgggcagggagtgggcatggcagcagggctgtggccgtGCAGGCCCCCTGAGGTCAGATGCTGTGGGGCCGGGACAGTGTGTTGCCATCGAGGTGGACCATGCCGTGTGGTCTCAGGCAGCAGTGAATACCTAGGGTCATTTTAGcagttcctctccttttccagcttgatTGAAAGATTGAACACATTGGGATTAAAGGAAGAAACGCAGCAGCAGTTGGCTGCACTcgagggaagaagggaattttgctgctgtcataccGGTGGGGGAGGATGGTGTCGTTATGGATGGGGGTGCTTTGAATCTCCACGCTCAGGCACACTAGATgcctgttgtgctgcagctggggaaaaatgtccccacgtggcagcggggctgtctgggcagggaaggattcccaccagctgtgaagcaactgtgagcaggtgctggccaccttCGTTCCTGCCCTGGCAGAGGGCTCCCGGATGTCGGATGGAGGGTGCATTCCGAGGCGGAGCGAGGTGCTGGGAATTCCCCTGCCCTTGGGTGAGGGCTGCTGCCACAACTTAGAGGAGGCCCgagagacctgcaaggcattgctgggctgaactgctttgctggtacagccagccacgagcacaggtccccttgacccccccagtccacctagctacctactgcagatgctgaagcagccacccttccaggcattgtgtgggagggaaacaagggggcagggctggggccgtgCCTGATTCACTGGACCTGAAAAGGACAGAGACCAGAAGTGCATCCTCCTATGTCCCCAGTGACTGCAGGGGGAGAAACAAGCCATACAGGGCGGGGATTGCAAGTGCAGGCTGGACTGAACCATCCCGGgcgctgtctccctctgccctcccagttctgcaccagcacctgcactagcagggagcagggcctgaTAGCTCAGCAGTGGCAGTGCCACCTCAGGCCAATGCCGCACAGGGTAAAGAAGCcctttgtgtcaggaaggccttgaagtggccagagctttccagatccttttgccttgggCTGAGGATTAAATGCATCTGCACAGGGCCGACAGCGTGGCACGACTGACTCTGCCCTCCACCCTGCCTTGTGTTCACggaagcacagaagcacacaacggcagaggttggaagggacctctggagatcatcgagGCCAATGCCCCTGTCCATGAGGGTCATCTAAAGCCCATcacccaggaccctatccagacgcctctgcaatgcctccaaagatggagactccacaacctccccaggaaacctgttcccgggctccgtcaccctcacaggaaagaagcttatcctgctgggcagacggaacttcctgggtttcaggttgtgcccgttgcctcttgtcctattgctgggcaccactgaaaagctcttgacaccctcccttcagatatttatgcccactgataaagattcccccacagccttcccttctccaccatgaacaggcccagttctctcagcctttccgcgtgtgacagatgctcccatctcttaagcatcgtaggagccaaatgggccttgacattccgagccccatccttgcctgcttggacaacatccctccatttctcccacatttcctgaggctggctccacaccagcccttcctcagcttttggcagttctccttaaccatggtgtcaaacagGTGTCGCATAGCATTGGTGTGCTGTTAGAGTAGCCCTACTGACAAGGAGCTCCTAAGAAATCGAGCTCCAtttcaagctgactgtgcttcctcttgctttaGCGTACAAACAGAAATGGAGAGCACACATGATAAGAGAGTTCTTGCAGGCAGTCTTGATTCTCATGCActgctggaccctcctctcctgcctgagccctttccctaagcacagcagcctgggagacctcattggcaaagctcctcctcccttcctcctcctctatgtgccctttttcactggagttcgggtcagcttatccaggccaccctcctgagacatcagctcatctcctgagcctcacGACAGACCACTCTTGTGCTCGGCGGAGGCTCTCCTTCATTTcctgcttgctgctctgccctcGGGCAGATGCTGGGGAGGTTAAATGTGATGACCACAAAGGCAAGGCCCTGCCAGGGACACCACCCATGCAGAGCAATGTTAACCTGGGGGAGGTCTCCACTCCTGGCCAGACTGTCCCCTTGACCAGCAGGCTCAAGGGAACCAACACCGGTCTCCCATGACCCTCAGATTTGTCCAAGAGCCTCTCAGTtgctctggatttgctccaggtctctgtggcactggcactgcaaagagatactgatacacagaagcctagcgttatcatactctgaaatgcagctggctgagcagaaacagaagcaggtggtgagatgctggctgttcagcaggcccagcagatgcgtgtgctctgacacagagcagcactcgggctgctgctgctgcttccgcgtgggggctggtgtgcagtgggggaatCACCTCCTTCCTACCTCAGCGCTGTATGGGGCGAGCGTGGCTGTGTGGGGGCTCACAGGCTGAAGGGCACACACCTGCAGGCAACTGGGCAGCGCCTCCATCTGCCCACAGGCCACTgtgaggggcccaggccctcctgccaatgtgccatggagcctggggctgggcttgacttggtgccaccctggagctttctagcccagagccagccccagtgcctgccccatgtggagggctgcagtgcggagggacctggtgccagaggtcagccccacagcagcaaggaggctgcagcagatgctgcccgcagcacaggacagtccctgtcaaggaagggctcttgtcatgctccctggcacagtgtgacacacccagacccatgcgggatcaggcataggaagggcccacacaccctgcacccactgcagcacccaggtgggGAGCTctgctcagatcatcatcaggctccccacggggacagccaggcaggcacccacccactggtgGGGAGCGCATGATGCCAGAAGTGGAGCCGAGACGCATATATGGGCAtgcacggggatggagaaggttGTTGGAGGCTGGGGCTCCGTCAGATGGGAGATAACCCTCCTGATAACGTCTCAAAAGGTGCCTAATGCCGTTGATTGGCTCCCCTGGCAGCGGGGCCTGCGCTTCTGCCTATATATTGCCCCCCCCCACCACAGCAGTCTCTGGTGGCCCAGGAGGCgagcgggtgctgggggctgcactgtggggcaggaggtgtttgggatggccaccatcagccagctccttgccagcgcactggggctgctgctgtgcgtgcagctctgcaggggtgagtgcctgcaggctccctggggctggagctgcctgccctcatgccgagagtgggaggcagccTTGGGGATGGGGAGGCcaccatggggctggggtggcctcCATGGGTCTGTGTGTGACCTTCTGGGTGGGCTTCTCAGAGGCACCAGTGGAGGCACACCACCTGGGCAGCCCTCGGGGCCCACAGTGCCTGcactgtgctggggacagggtttttgcagtggggccgaacactgagcacatgtggcagGACATGTCCTCTGCTGTGTTCACCTTGCATCGGGTGCTGGACATTCAGGGTCTGGATATGGCCCTACCTTTCTTCACACCTGGTGTCCTGCAGTGCACCCAAGGCTTTTCCACCCACACAGCCATATGCCAGGGTCCAAAAGCCAGGCCCGcagtggggagtggaggccatcagggcagggaacagctgtgggacagagctccctggccagcctggcaggGCATGCTACACCAGACAACACTGACACCATGCTGGGACTCCATGtcctcctttgtggtcccacatgggcacccacaggcaccggggagctgcgactggttgacggaggcagccgctgcgccggccgggtggaggtgaagcacgagggccagtggggcaccgtgtgcagctATGACTTCATCTGGGATGTCCGTGGGGCctccgtggtctgcaggcagctgggatgtggcacCGTGGCAAGGACTTCCCCATACATGCCGTtcggggcaggggctggccaGATTTGGCTGCAACCTTTTCTATGTCGTGGCAGTGAGACAGcactccaccactgtccccactacggctggggccagcactactgTGGCCATGACACAGATGTTGGGGTGACGTGCTCAGGTGAGGGATCAGGATACTCTGCCAGGGAGCAGACCCTTGGCTGTGCGCAGTTTGGAGATGGCATGGCTATGCCCAGGGACTTCCCAATGGGGACTGCCTGGGCACAGATGGGGTGCAGGAGTGGGGCTGCAGTGCACCACACTCACGCCCTGAGGGCACCTCTAATACAGATGCTGTGGAGCTCAGGCTGGTGAATGGAGGTggtccctgtgcaggcagagtggaggtgaagctgcgggGCCAGTGGGGAACGGTGGCAGATGACGTATGGGACATGGAggatgccgaggtggtgtgtcagcagctgggctgtggctcggccaAAAGCGCCCATGACTCGACCCACTTTGGGAGAGGGTCTGGACCTACTCAACTGGCTCTTGTGGACTGTCGCGGGGATGAGTCTGCACTCTGGGAATGCACTGTCCCGGGATGGGGGCCATACCCTGGCCCCCATGACTGGGATGTTGGTGTGGTCTGCCAAGGTAAGAGCCATGGGGTCCCTCTAGGCTGCCTCGCACTCAGGCCCCACTATGCCAGCACCATGGTTATGGGGGCAGCCCCCCTGCAAGCCCCCAGCGTGTTCCAGGGACCCCCAAGAGACCCCAGACTCTCTCCTCCGGCAGGGTTTGTGCGGCTGGTTGGCGGGGACTGCACCTGCTTGGGCCGCgtggaggtcaggcagggccgAGGCTGGGCCACCCTCTGCAAGGCCCACGTGGACCTCAACACCGCCCACgtcatctgcaaggagctgggttgcggagcagctctggccatcactggggcagcacgctttggggcaggagctgggcccatcTGGGACGGGGGCTTTGAGTGTGCAGGCAACGAATCCCTCCTGTCTGCTTGCACCCGaaggctgccccatggccaggtcTGCACCCACGCCAGCGACGCTGCCGTCATCTGCTCCTGTAAGAGAGCAGGGTACGGGGCAGAAGCTGTAGTGGGAGGTGCGGGGAGacgggcagcagggacaggggtgccctgggcagggacagggtagggaggctgcgggctggcttgtggcagcccccaggggcACGAGAAGGCAGCGGGGcatggggaggcagagggctgccatgcctgcatgcccccaccattgcagagcaggggacatGAGGCCTTCATCTCCAGcgcccttttctccctcccagcctacacgggcttcaggctggtgaacggcagcacagagtgcacagggcaggtggagctggaggcacgcggcacctggggctccctctgcgatgccggctgggacatgcccgatgcccaggtgctctgccaccacctcggctGCGGCTTTGCCACCTCCGTGCCCCGTGGAGGGTGTTTTGGGACAGGGAGCGGCCCGCTGTGGCAGGACACATTTCACTGCAGTGGGACCAagtcccacctgggagagtgccctgccacgGTGCTGGGGATCCCTGCTTGCTCACCGGACCACGCTGccgcagtcaattgctcaggtgcgtgtggggcaggtggcgtcagacaggagggcctgctgtggggaggggacccagcaccccaaaaaggAAGGGTACCCCACTCCCCCTACTGccaccaggagctgtggggcacagggcccatctggggaagcagggccatgtcagggcaggaggagggctgagcccagacacggcagcaggcacatgggcaggaggagggcagtggggccgtgCTGTCCCCCAGCATCCTGTGGGACTCCTTGGCACCCCACGGTCCCCAAAGAGCCTCAGGACATCTGCCCTCTGTGCGGGGACAGGTGGCACTGAACCCCTGTGGCTGGTGGATGGGGAGAGCCGCTGCGACGGACacctggaggtggccctgggtggggcctggggccgagTCCTGCCACAGCAGTGGGATGACAGCAGTGCAagcgtggtgtgccggcagctccagtgcggcacggtgcagaaggcctatgctgccccagtgctggggccaggcTCGAGCCCCCTGGGGCTGAGCGGGCTCCGGTGTGTGGGCACAGAGGCTCGCCTGGCCCAGTGCAACTCCACGCTGCCCAGCGCCGTGCCGCCGGACCACGCCGAGGAAGCGGCAGTTGTGTGCTCgggtgagtgtgccgggaagggccccggAACACTGTGGGGGCCCGAGCGGCTGCCCCAACCCAagctgtctctggctgcagggagccagcgCGTGCGGCTGGTGAGTggccctgggcgctgtgctgggagagtggaggtctACGTGCAGGGGACCTGGAGCCGCGTCTGCGAGGACACCTGGGACCTGTGGGACGCCGCTGTCGTCTGCCACCAGTTGGGCTGCGGCGAGGTCCTGGCAGTGCCCGGCTCGGCCCGCtacggccggggctcggggccagtGTGGCTGGGTGCTGGCGCCTGCTCCGGGGCCGAGGCGACACTCTGGGACTGCCCAGCcccggcaccagccccagccctggccccggggcagcgtgGCTGTAAGGAGGGTGCTGGTGCGGCAGCCATCTGCTCAGGTCAGCACCGCGCTccaccagggccagggccagcggGGCTGTGGGACCGGTTGTGGCATCAGCCCTCCCGACCGgcctccctgcccacctccccacaccctgggcagTCCGGGGAGTGAGACGGCACCTTCGCCCCACTGCCCTGCCGTGTCCACTCCTTAGGATGCTTCTCATGGTGACCCGGGGAGGTGGGCGGAGTGGCCGGGACAGCAGGGGTGTTGCCCAGCCCCGCCTGAGCTGTGCCTACGCCCCCATGCTacccccttgcagagctcacagccctgcggctggcaggcggcagcagctgcaccgggcGCCTGGAGGTCTTCTACAACGGGACGTGGGGCAGTGTGTGCGCCAACggcaccagccctgccacagccgctgtggtgtgccagcagctgggctgtggggctgggggccggctgTCACCTACACCCacaaccacacagggctcaggccccgcgtggctggcctgggtgcagtgcgAGCTGGGGGccgactccctctggcactgcccctcggcaccctggcagctgcagccctgtgactcccctggggacacccacatCTTGTGCGACAGGGAGCCTGGAGGTACCAGAGCAACTCCCACATCAGCCACGGCAACCAGCTGTCCAGATGGCACATCCTGCACAGGTAGCTCTGCCTGCACAGGGCAGCGCGGTGGCCCCAGGGATCCTCCAGCTCGGGGTGGTGCAGCCTCTCTGTCCCGCCAGCCACTCCCCTGCATCCCGCTGTGTGTCCACAGTGATGCAGCATGGGATATGGCCAGACTCCCTCCAGCCGTGCAGCTCGTGTCGGTGTCGTCGCAGGTGCTCACAGGACCCACGCGGCAGGGGCTGGATCCATGCCGGTGCCCACCATGCTCTGCATCgtcctgggcaccctgctctgcctggccgcGGGGACCCTCACTGTGCAGGCATGGCGCgccatggctcagcacagaggtgggTTGTGCCAGTGGTCTCTGGGGCTGAAGCTACTAGGACGAGGAGtcagggcagagccagtcagggctgggggctgctgatggctccggggactgcctggccatggggcggcccagctgcacaggctgGAGTTGGGTGTGGCAGTGGAAGCCAGGAGGCCAGCGCTGAGCGAAGGCAGGACCCGGCGCAGGACAGAGGCCAGGCAGGGGTGCCAGAGCCACTCAGAGGATGGGGCagagcagtggagctgggccacagggtTATCGCGGGCACAGCTGGTGACCCCCTCCATCCCACATTCTGTGCCCACGGCCTGGGGTTACGGCTGCCCTTGCTTTCTAGGCCCTGGCAGAGCCACGGATGCAATCTCTGAGGCCGTCTATGAGGAGCTCGACTACACCCTGACACCGGAgtaccaggaggtgcccagtgTCTCAGGTGCATGCACCCTGGGACAGGAGCTTCAAGTGTTCAGGCAACGAATCTCTCCTGTCTGCCTGCACCCACAgactgccccatggccagggccaCACACTCGCACCGATGCCAGTGTTGTCTGCTCTCATAAGAGCACGGAGCACGGGGAaaaggctgcagagggaggcactgggagacgggcagtggggacaggggtgccctgggcagggacggggcatGGAGGCTGTGGGCTGGCTTGTGGCACCCCCCAGGggtgtggggaggcagagggatgcgggaggcagagggctgcaaTGGCCTGGCAGGCCATGACTCCCAACAGCCCCTCCCTGGCCAGCCCGGCTCAGCCCAGTGCCTCTCCGTGGGGAGGGAGGTCCCTGTACTGAGGCCCccacgcacccgctgcagcagctgggctgggagcccGGCCACGTGCAGGCCATGGGGAGCTGCAGCGCAGAGGCATCTCCTGGCCCTCCACAGTCACCGCTGTGTGGCaaggctgtcctgcccagggtgctggccaggCCATGGGTCCAGGCAGCCTCCCCTAACGCCCCATCCTCCAGGCTCCCCGTCGGAGGGCTCAGTGATGAAGCTGCCATATTGCACCTTCCACAATGTGGAGGCCACCAGCCCCGGGACAGCAGCAGGTacggggccggggcgcaggacTGTGCTGcggtgtgcccagagctgcagccCTCTGAGGcagctggtgccagcaggggcctcacATGGTGCCTTGGCAGCATGGCCATGTGGCCCTCGGTTATTTTCTGGCCTGGCACTTGTGGCTGGGGACAAGTCTTGGGCTGCTGGCTCCATtcgagagctggcagccccatgcagcaggccCTAACATTGGCACCCCCAGTTCCACAGCcagtgggggctggcacaacGCGGCCCCTGCCCCCGCCTTTGTTTCACTGACCATCTGTCGCAGACAACCCTGCCCAGGCACGACCTCCCAGATGGGTACAATGATGCCGCGGCCACGCTGCGCCCTGGAGTGGCCCCTGCTCAGGGGCCGAGCAAGGAAGGTGTCTCcgaggcagtggggctgggaggtAAGAGGCACCACAGCCTgcgtggcagtgctgctgttcccagcaccgTGCCATCCCACCAGGAGAGGCAGCTTCCCCGCGCTGTGCCGCAGTGGTGGGCAGCGTGTGGGCATGGGGGGGATCCCCAGGCGGGTCCTGGCAGCCAGGGGATGAAACAGCCGCTACAGAAACTGGCCTTGCTGACCCCAGTGGGGAGCCCACCCTCGCTGAGCCACCTGGAGCTGCCGGGAGCTGTGACAAACGCCCTAGCCTCAGCGCCTGGGGACATGGGCTACGGCGACGTTGGCGTCAGCAGCCCCGGGACATCGCTGTGAGCACGATGGGGCCACGCTGCAGCAGTCCCTGGGGATGCACGTGgtgccatggggctctgcccccACGCAGCCACGGCCCAGCCTCAGAGGGCGTTGGCTGCCTGATTGACCACCCACTCAGGCCTGCCAGGGCCTACGGGCACTGTGGAGATCTGCCTCCATCATCCCGCCAACACAGCCCTCTGGCCATGCCAGACTTTGTGtgtccttccactgtgcatttctctcttttctattgtTCTCATGGCCGGGGCACAGGGCCATGCTGCCACGTGCCCGGAGGTGCAGCCCTCTGATGCAGCTGGTGGTCTCACGTGGTGCCTGGGCAGCATGGCCATGTGGCCCTCGGTTATTTTCTGGCCTGGCATTCATGGCTGAGGACtagcctcagggctgctggctccatccgagagctggcagccccacACAGTGGGCCCCAACATCGGCAGCCCCAGGTCCAtggccagtgggggctggcacaacGCAACGCCTGCCCCAGCCTGGGTTTCACTGTCCTGTCTGTTGCAGACACCCCTGCACTGCTCTGGCACAACCCTCCCCAAACGGGTACGGTGATGCTGCGGCCGTGGTGTACTCAGGAGAGGCCACTGCTCCGGGACTGAGCAACGGAGATGTCTCCGAGCCGGCGGCACTGGGAGGTaagaggcgccgcagcccacaCAGCAGcgctgctgttcccagcactgtGCTGTCTGGCCGGGAGAGGTGGCTCCCCCGTGCACTTCCGCGGCAGTGTGCAGTGCCTGGGCACAAGTGGAGCCCCGGGCCTGGACC
This window of the Dromaius novaehollandiae isolate bDroNov1 chromosome 5, bDroNov1.hap1, whole genome shotgun sequence genome carries:
- the LOC135328598 gene encoding antigen WC1.1-like; translation: MPGSKSQARSGEWRPSGQGTAVGQSSLASLAGHATPDNTDTMLGLHVLLCGPTWAPTGTGELRLVDGGSRCAGRVEVKHEGQWGTVCSYDFIWDVRGASVVCRQLGCGTVARTSPYMPFGAGAGQIWLQPFLCRGSETALHHCPHYGWGQHYCGHDTDVGVTCSDAVELRLVNGGGPCAGRVEVKLRGQWGTVADDVWDMEDAEVVCQQLGCGSAKSAHDSTHFGRGSGPTQLALVDCRGDESALWECTVPGWGPYPGPHDWDVGVVCQGFVRLVGGDCTCLGRVEVRQGRGWATLCKAHVDLNTAHVICKELGCGAALAITGAARFGAGAGPIWDGGFECAGNESLLSACTRRLPHGQVCTHASDAAVICSSYTGFRLVNGSTECTGQVELEARGTWGSLCDAGWDMPDAQVLCHHLGCGFATSVPRGGCFGTGSGPLWQDTFHCSGTKSHLGECPATVLGIPACSPDHAAAVNCSGGTEPLWLVDGESRCDGHLEVALGGAWGRVLPQQWDDSSASVVCRQLQCGTVQKAYAAPVLGPGSSPLGLSGLRCVGTEARLAQCNSTLPSAVPPDHAEEAAVVCSGECAGKGPGTLWGPERLPQPKLSLAAGSQRVRLVSGPGRCAGRVEVYVQGTWSRVCEDTWDLWDAAVVCHQLGCGEVLAVPGSARYGRGSGPVWLGAGACSGAEATLWDCPAPAPAPALAPGQRGCKEGAGAAAICSELTALRLAGGSSCTGRLEVFYNGTWGSVCANGTSPATAAVVCQQLGCGAGGRLSPTPTTTQGSGPAWLAWVQCELGADSLWHCPSAPWQLQPCDSPGDTHILCDREPGGAHRTHAAGAGSMPVPTMLCIVLGTLLCLAAGTLTVQAWRAMAQHRGPGRATDAISEAVYEELDYTLTPEYQETTLPRHDLPDGYNDAAATLRPGVAPAQGPSKEGVSEAVGLGVGSPPSLSHLELPGAVTNALASAPGDMGYGDVGVSSPGTSLHPCTALAQPSPNGYGDAAAVVYSGEATAPGLSNGDVSEPAALGETATEQVLLCGKSQALAVRPDAALVEQLIGFLSSLEVSLATVELPRKGSTALWGISHSSWFLIISTLAVGALCPFVHVTEEQDEQYCTQQGPLADTASLLATGLQRDFVLLITTL